From a region of the Candidatus Brocadia sp. genome:
- the rnpA gene encoding ribonuclease P protein component encodes MVFVVFVVELFWLRLCCLMNFRFTKAERLTLKKEFERVFQDGKVLKDAKVVLYVMANSLPHSRLGLVVSKKVGNAVRRNRAKRLLREVYRLNKHVLTMHVDMIAIPRHPFSSDLKRSDVEDGFKKLLLKINEAFCP; translated from the coding sequence GTGGTCTTTGTGGTCTTTGTGGTTGAACTTTTTTGGTTGCGGCTGTGCTGCCTTATGAATTTCCGGTTTACAAAAGCCGAACGGTTGACCCTGAAGAAGGAATTTGAACGGGTTTTTCAGGACGGGAAGGTATTGAAAGACGCAAAGGTTGTGCTCTACGTGATGGCAAACAGCCTCCCGCATTCCCGCCTGGGCCTGGTAGTAAGCAAGAAGGTGGGAAATGCCGTGCGGCGCAACCGCGCCAAACGATTACTGAGGGAGGTCTACCGGCTGAATAAACATGTACTGACCATGCACGTCGATATGATTGCCATTCCGCGTCACCCTTTTTCGTCCGATCTGAAACGGTCCGATGTTGAAGATGGTTTTAAGAAATTACTCCTCAAAATCAACGAGGCCTTTTGCCCGTGA
- a CDS encoding four helix bundle protein, protein MRIEDLEVYRIAGGINKCGWDIYTKMKSEYRFGIGQQFIRAIDSIGANIAEGFGRYHYLDSVKFYYNARGSLWESKYWVDLLHERDLIQDEIYKPIIEKLDVLGVKINNFISSIKSRANKDKNSNYSVKIF, encoded by the coding sequence ATGAGAATAGAAGATCTTGAAGTATATCGGATTGCAGGAGGAATAAACAAGTGTGGGTGGGATATCTATACAAAGATGAAAAGTGAATATAGATTTGGAATTGGACAACAATTTATCAGGGCAATTGATTCTATAGGAGCAAATATAGCCGAGGGATTTGGCAGATACCATTATTTAGATTCGGTAAAATTTTACTATAATGCAAGAGGTTCTCTATGGGAGTCTAAATATTGGGTTGATTTACTCCATGAGAGGGATCTAATTCAGGACGAAATTTACAAACCTATAATTGAAAAATTAGATGTGTTGGGAGTAAAGATAAACAATTTTATTTCTTCCATAAAATCAAGAGCCAATAAAGATAAAAATAGCAACTATTCAGTAAAAATATTTTAG
- the yidD gene encoding membrane protein insertion efficiency factor YidD: protein MKYLIIKLLQAYQFLISPFLRHSCRYEPTCSQYMIDAIQKKSILWGTCLGVWRILRCHPFGSSGYDPVN from the coding sequence GTGAAGTATCTCATCATAAAACTCCTTCAGGCCTATCAGTTTCTTATCTCGCCCTTCTTGCGGCATTCCTGCCGTTACGAACCCACCTGTTCCCAATATATGATCGATGCGATACAAAAGAAGAGTATCTTGTGGGGCACGTGTCTCGGGGTATGGCGTATTTTGAGATGTCATCCATTTGGCAGCTCCGGATACGATCCGGTAAACTAA